The Saccharopolyspora gloriosae genome has a segment encoding these proteins:
- a CDS encoding sensor histidine kinase KdpD: MRTESLPAPAPPGAERCQRGLLHDLGHGLAAVSYLAEGMRADGELPPAAMARLEVLSRELARLLDLVASGAEPAEAAPVELRGLLARLATARARAGAPALRVRPGGPVLVQADETAVWRMLSNLVDNAMRAAGPGGVVELGITRHPAPDDGPGTVTVEIVDDGPGFGRGPGGASGLGLGIVTGLARECGARLHLDSAPLRGTRARLVFSGA, translated from the coding sequence GTGCGAACCGAATCCTTGCCCGCGCCTGCACCGCCCGGCGCGGAGCGGTGCCAGCGCGGCTTGCTGCACGACCTGGGACACGGCTTGGCGGCCGTGTCGTACTTGGCGGAGGGGATGCGCGCCGACGGTGAGCTGCCACCGGCGGCCATGGCCCGGTTGGAGGTGCTGAGCCGGGAACTGGCGAGGCTGCTGGACCTGGTCGCCTCCGGTGCGGAGCCCGCCGAGGCGGCACCGGTCGAGTTGCGCGGCCTGCTCGCCCGGCTCGCCACCGCCCGCGCTCGCGCAGGCGCACCGGCGCTGCGGGTGCGCCCCGGCGGTCCGGTGCTGGTGCAGGCGGACGAGACCGCGGTGTGGCGGATGCTGTCGAACCTGGTGGACAACGCGATGCGGGCGGCTGGACCGGGCGGTGTCGTCGAACTGGGCATCACCCGCCATCCGGCTCCCGACGACGGGCCGGGCACGGTCACCGTGGAGATCGTCGACGACGGTCCGGGTTTCGGTCGCGGCCCCGGCGGTGCTTCCGGGCTAGGGCTGGGCATCGTCACGGGGCTGGCGCGGGAATGCGGGGCACGGCTGCACCTGGACTCGGCACCACTGCG